One stretch of Paenibacillus sp. AN1007 DNA includes these proteins:
- the ilvD gene encoding dihydroxy-acid dehydratase has protein sequence MSANKMRSDMIKKGFDRAPHRSLLRAAGVKEEDFGKPFIAVCNSYIDIVPGHVHLQEFGKIVKDAIREAGGVPFEFNTIGVDDGIAMGHIGMRYSLPSRDIIADSVETVVSAHWFDGMVCIPNCDKITPGMMMGALRCNIPTVFVSGGPMKAGRDSNGKALSLTSVFEGVGAFQAGKIDDKSLLELEQFGCPTCGSCSGMFTANSMNCLAEAMGLAMPGNGTILAVAPERREFVKQSAKQLMELIKLDLKPRDIVTVEAIDNAFALDMAMGGSTNTVLHTLALAHEAGIEYPIERINEVANRVPHLAKLAPASDLHIEDVHNAGGVSAVLNELLKKPGAIHADCITVTGKTIRENVEGQEIKDTNVIHKLDNPHSEKGGLAVLFGNLAPEGAIIKVGAVDASVGGYHKGPAICFDSQEEALEGIANGKVKEGHVVVIRYEGPKGGPGMPEMLAPTSQIVGMGLGAKVGLITDGRFSGASRGISIGHISPEAAEGGPIAFVEEGDIIELDLNNRTIELQISDEEFEARRANWKGFEPKVKTGLLARYSKLVTNASNGGVLKI, from the coding sequence ATGTCAGCCAATAAGATGCGTTCCGATATGATCAAAAAAGGGTTTGACCGCGCACCACACCGGAGTCTGCTCCGTGCAGCGGGCGTAAAAGAAGAGGATTTCGGCAAGCCGTTTATTGCGGTATGTAACTCGTATATCGATATCGTACCTGGTCACGTTCACCTGCAGGAATTCGGTAAAATTGTTAAAGATGCCATTCGCGAAGCCGGCGGCGTTCCGTTCGAATTCAACACGATCGGGGTTGACGACGGGATTGCGATGGGACACATCGGTATGCGTTACTCCCTGCCAAGCCGTGACATTATTGCGGATTCCGTAGAAACGGTTGTTTCTGCACACTGGTTCGACGGCATGGTTTGTATCCCGAACTGTGACAAAATTACACCGGGTATGATGATGGGCGCACTGCGCTGCAACATCCCTACTGTATTTGTAAGCGGTGGACCGATGAAAGCAGGCCGTGACAGCAACGGTAAAGCTCTCTCCCTGACTTCCGTATTCGAAGGTGTAGGTGCCTTCCAGGCCGGTAAAATTGACGACAAGAGCTTGCTTGAGCTTGAACAGTTCGGCTGTCCAACGTGCGGCTCATGCTCCGGTATGTTTACTGCTAACTCCATGAACTGCCTTGCAGAAGCTATGGGTCTGGCTATGCCGGGGAACGGAACGATTCTGGCGGTAGCACCTGAGCGCCGTGAGTTTGTTAAACAATCAGCAAAACAATTGATGGAATTGATCAAACTGGATCTGAAACCACGCGATATCGTAACGGTAGAAGCGATCGACAATGCGTTCGCTTTGGATATGGCAATGGGTGGTTCTACGAATACGGTACTGCATACACTGGCTTTGGCACACGAAGCCGGCATTGAATACCCGATCGAGCGTATCAATGAAGTTGCTAACCGTGTTCCTCACCTTGCGAAACTGGCACCTGCTTCTGACCTGCACATCGAAGATGTTCACAATGCAGGCGGTGTAAGCGCGGTTCTGAATGAATTGCTCAAAAAACCAGGCGCGATTCACGCAGACTGCATTACCGTAACAGGTAAAACGATCCGTGAAAACGTGGAAGGTCAGGAAATTAAAGATACCAACGTAATCCACAAGCTGGACAACCCGCACTCCGAAAAAGGCGGACTGGCTGTATTGTTCGGTAACCTTGCGCCAGAAGGTGCAATCATTAAAGTTGGCGCGGTTGATGCTTCAGTTGGCGGATATCACAAAGGCCCTGCCATCTGTTTCGACTCTCAGGAAGAAGCACTTGAAGGTATTGCTAACGGTAAAGTTAAAGAAGGACATGTCGTGGTTATTCGCTATGAAGGACCAAAAGGCGGACCTGGAATGCCTGAAATGCTCGCGCCAACTTCCCAGATCGTAGGTATGGGACTTGGTGCCAAAGTTGGTCTGATCACGGATGGACGTTTCTCCGGCGCATCCCGCGGAATCAGTATCGGCCATATCTCTCCGGAAGCAGCGGAAGGCGGCCCGATTGCCTTTGTTGAAGAAGGAGATATCATCGAACTCGACCTGAACAACCGTACTATTGAGCTGCAAATTAGCGACGAGGAATTCGAAGCACGTCGTGCGAACTGGAAAGGTTTTGAGCCAAAAGTCAAAACCGGCTTGCTGGCTCGCTACTCCAAGCTTGTTACCAATGCAAGCAACGGTGGCGTACTGAAAATTTAA
- a CDS encoding fucose 4-O-acetylase yields MRNQILIQDDQESFFYNLRFMLIVCVLAGNALEPLITRFAGAEALFLWIYTFHMPLFVWVTGYFARPSIQGTSGRSVLKQIALQYLLFQTLYALMDATVFHTPHMRLSFFAPYLLLWFLASHFCWRLLVRFTISWKPVYRLIASIALGVIAGYLPVDGFWLSCSRTFVFLPFFVIGYDYGAAIRARLLPGWGRRAAAVLSAALLLYIAYGGLNIPQGWLLGSKTYAELGHQEWFAGIYRLGVYLLEITSAVLFLAWVPNLTSKITDMGRRTLYVFLLHGFLVRLAIWSGVYGYMGSALFIPIILAAAVLFSVTLAHPLVRHAFKALIEPDISRISLHRPGIFKRSL; encoded by the coding sequence ATGAGAAACCAGATACTGATTCAGGATGATCAGGAATCTTTCTTTTACAACTTACGCTTTATGTTAATTGTCTGCGTGCTGGCAGGGAATGCACTTGAACCGCTGATTACCCGCTTTGCCGGAGCGGAAGCGTTGTTTCTATGGATTTACACGTTTCATATGCCGCTTTTCGTTTGGGTCACCGGATATTTTGCCAGACCTTCGATTCAGGGCACATCCGGACGCAGCGTGCTGAAGCAGATCGCGTTACAGTACCTGCTGTTCCAGACGCTGTATGCGTTAATGGACGCGACCGTATTCCATACACCTCATATGCGGCTGTCCTTCTTTGCACCCTACCTGCTTCTCTGGTTCCTTGCCAGCCATTTCTGCTGGCGGTTACTGGTTCGGTTCACCATCTCCTGGAAACCGGTATATCGGTTGATTGCTTCAATCGCTCTGGGTGTTATTGCCGGTTATCTGCCAGTCGACGGTTTTTGGCTCAGCTGCAGCCGTACCTTCGTATTTCTGCCATTCTTCGTCATTGGGTATGATTACGGGGCAGCCATTCGTGCTCGGCTCCTTCCAGGCTGGGGCCGCAGAGCTGCTGCGGTTCTCTCTGCTGCCCTGCTGTTATATATTGCGTACGGCGGCTTGAATATTCCACAAGGATGGCTTCTTGGCAGCAAAACGTATGCTGAACTGGGGCATCAGGAGTGGTTTGCCGGAATTTACCGGCTTGGTGTATACCTTTTGGAAATCACTTCGGCAGTTTTATTCCTTGCCTGGGTGCCGAACTTGACCTCCAAAATTACAGATATGGGACGTCGTACACTGTACGTTTTCCTCCTGCACGGCTTTCTTGTACGCCTTGCAATCTGGTCAGGAGTATACGGTTACATGGGAAGTGCATTGTTCATCCCGATTATCCTAGCCGCTGCTGTGCTGTTCTCGGTTACACTGGCTCACCCGCTTGTACGTCATGCCTTCAAGGCTCTGATCGAACCGGATATTTCACGAATTTCACTTCATCGACCAGGTATATTTAAACGTTCCTTGTAA
- a CDS encoding sugar kinase — translation MSTSPFQSPDIITFGESMGLLTARDTRGLEYAASLDKTFGGAESNLAIGVSRLGHTSGWFGRLGSDPIGNMILKAIRGEGVDVSRAKLSNDEPTGLMIRENASGKASVHYYRKLSAASAMTPDDLDPDYIAGAKILHVTGITAAISESGLATVEAAIHIAKQAGVKVSFDPNLRLKLWSVDQARPVLLRLAEQADYFLPGLDEMKLLYNEESDQKVLERLTALNAVCVVKGGPDLTYVLADDTLTEVPYFKADQVLDTVGAGDGFCAGFLAGLLKGYTPQEAARLGNLTGSMVIQAVGDWEALPTWAQVEAKLNNAAHIER, via the coding sequence ATGTCAACGAGTCCCTTTCAGAGCCCTGATATTATTACATTCGGGGAGAGCATGGGGTTGCTGACGGCCAGAGATACAAGAGGGCTTGAATATGCAGCTTCACTGGACAAGACATTTGGAGGAGCTGAGAGCAATCTGGCCATCGGCGTATCACGCCTTGGACATACCAGCGGCTGGTTTGGGCGTCTCGGCAGCGATCCGATTGGAAACATGATTCTGAAAGCCATTCGCGGCGAAGGCGTGGATGTATCCCGGGCAAAATTAAGTAATGATGAGCCTACAGGTCTGATGATTCGTGAGAACGCTTCCGGGAAAGCCTCGGTGCATTATTATAGGAAGTTATCTGCTGCAAGTGCAATGACACCGGATGATCTCGATCCGGATTATATTGCGGGAGCCAAAATTTTGCATGTCACAGGTATTACTGCAGCCATCAGCGAATCCGGACTTGCCACGGTGGAAGCGGCCATACATATTGCCAAGCAGGCAGGGGTTAAAGTGAGCTTTGATCCGAATCTGCGCCTGAAGCTGTGGTCGGTGGATCAGGCTCGGCCTGTGCTGCTGCGGTTGGCTGAACAGGCCGACTACTTTTTACCGGGCCTGGACGAGATGAAACTTTTATATAACGAAGAAAGTGATCAAAAGGTGCTTGAACGATTAACAGCATTGAATGCAGTATGCGTCGTCAAAGGCGGTCCTGATTTGACCTATGTACTTGCGGATGATACCCTAACGGAAGTTCCGTACTTTAAAGCAGATCAGGTTCTGGATACCGTTGGGGCAGGAGATGGATTCTGTGCGGGTTTTTTAGCGGGTCTGCTAAAAGGATACACACCGCAGGAAGCGGCTCGTCTCGGTAATCTGACAGGTTCGATGGTGATTCAGGCCGTTGGGGATTGGGAAGCACTTCCGACTTGGGCTCAGGTTGAGGCCAAGCTGAATAATGCTGCACACATCGAGCGTTAA
- a CDS encoding bifunctional 2-keto-4-hydroxyglutarate aldolase/2-keto-3-deoxy-6-phosphogluconate aldolase has product MKKLQLLQKMTDNGVVAVLRADSADQVIAMAEQAIAGGIKVIEITMTVPSALKAIEKLSRVYHWNTQDPEKFAIIGAGTVLEAQTARAAIMSGAEFVVGPSLNPETVQMCNLYRVPILPGVMTIADVQRALELGVDIIKLFPGNLYDPSIIKTMKGPMPQANFMPTGGVSLSNLGEWIKGGAVAVGIGSDLTSEAVKTGDLTHVRRKAEQYMEAYRKAKAE; this is encoded by the coding sequence ATGAAGAAGCTTCAACTGCTGCAAAAAATGACGGACAATGGTGTGGTGGCGGTTCTGCGCGCAGATTCTGCCGATCAGGTCATTGCAATGGCTGAACAGGCAATCGCAGGCGGGATCAAGGTAATCGAAATCACGATGACCGTTCCAAGCGCACTCAAAGCGATCGAAAAACTAAGCCGTGTATACCATTGGAATACGCAGGATCCGGAGAAATTCGCTATCATTGGAGCCGGAACCGTGCTTGAGGCGCAAACGGCGAGAGCCGCAATTATGTCAGGTGCAGAGTTTGTCGTAGGTCCTTCTCTGAATCCCGAAACGGTGCAAATGTGTAACCTGTATCGCGTACCCATTCTGCCGGGTGTCATGACGATTGCTGATGTGCAGCGAGCACTGGAGCTTGGTGTCGATATTATCAAACTGTTCCCGGGCAATTTGTATGATCCTTCAATTATCAAAACGATGAAAGGACCTATGCCGCAGGCGAATTTTATGCCGACAGGCGGTGTGTCTCTGTCCAATCTGGGTGAATGGATCAAAGGTGGAGCTGTAGCCGTAGGGATCGGTTCTGATCTGACGTCAGAAGCTGTGAAAACGGGAGATTTGACTCACGTTCGCCGTAAAGCCGAACAATATATGGAAGCTTATCGTAAAGCCAAGGCTGAATAG
- a CDS encoding alpha/beta fold hydrolase, whose product MLRNRYNTGRKKRGIGKFLLVLLALIVIGCGYVAWKLFTPYGPQEAAQAAMKTSDGVEVSEQENWIDFKPDKPVGKSILFYPGGLVKPQSYAPLAHELAAAGHHTIIAKMPVNLAVIKPNLADDILAAYPDEQFVMGGHSLGGSMAARYTAAHPDALKGIFFLASYPDEKGSVQKLDIPALSILGTNDGVVNMAKYQNGRMYLPPDTVYYTIKGGNHAQFGDYGHQKGDGEPEVSEEDQLKQTVKTMISWLDTIK is encoded by the coding sequence ATGTTGAGAAATCGGTATAATACGGGGCGCAAGAAGAGGGGCATTGGCAAGTTTCTGCTCGTACTTCTGGCGCTCATTGTCATTGGATGCGGCTACGTTGCATGGAAGCTGTTTACGCCTTATGGACCTCAGGAGGCAGCTCAGGCAGCGATGAAGACATCTGATGGCGTTGAAGTCAGCGAGCAGGAAAACTGGATTGATTTCAAGCCGGATAAACCTGTTGGCAAAAGTATACTTTTTTATCCCGGGGGTCTGGTTAAACCACAAAGTTATGCCCCTCTGGCTCATGAACTTGCAGCAGCCGGTCATCATACGATTATTGCTAAAATGCCCGTTAATCTGGCTGTAATCAAGCCCAATCTGGCAGATGATATATTGGCAGCATACCCGGACGAACAGTTTGTCATGGGAGGACACTCGCTAGGCGGATCGATGGCGGCTCGTTATACAGCTGCACACCCGGATGCACTTAAAGGTATTTTTTTCCTGGCATCCTATCCGGATGAAAAAGGAAGCGTGCAGAAGCTGGACATTCCGGCGTTATCCATTCTGGGTACCAATGATGGAGTCGTGAATATGGCCAAGTATCAGAACGGACGTATGTATTTGCCACCGGATACCGTGTATTACACTATTAAAGGAGGAAACCACGCTCAATTTGGCGACTATGGTCATCAAAAGGGAGATGGTGAGCCGGAAGTCAGTGAAGAAGATCAACTGAAGCAGACGGTTAAAACGATGATTTCTTGGTTGGATACCATCAAGTAG
- a CDS encoding HAD family hydrolase produces the protein MAVLQVQGDEICCRAILFDKDGTLLDFLQLWGPWAESMLEQLQGWMHERSASFTVELEKVLGTVHDRHGRLIGYDVQGPLAIAAIDECNGWLAGQIYAAGTPWNEAITTIRQFSSAAMKSVRERKSAEPMPGLLELLQRCREAQIPLAVVTSDSTSAAEAHLQWMGIRSFFTSIVGCDRVTRGKPDGESFQLACQELSVEPHEAVVIGDSNGDMQMGRYAGAAYTLGYCPQLDQVVHLHDADAVIRHYDELRVML, from the coding sequence CTGGCAGTGCTGCAGGTGCAGGGAGACGAAATCTGCTGTAGGGCAATTCTGTTTGACAAAGATGGAACTTTACTGGATTTCTTGCAGCTGTGGGGGCCCTGGGCAGAGAGTATGCTTGAGCAGCTGCAGGGGTGGATGCATGAACGATCAGCTTCCTTTACGGTTGAGCTGGAAAAGGTGCTGGGCACCGTTCACGATCGGCACGGCCGCCTTATCGGGTACGATGTGCAGGGGCCGCTGGCTATAGCTGCGATAGATGAATGTAACGGCTGGCTTGCAGGGCAGATCTATGCAGCCGGTACACCGTGGAATGAAGCGATAACGACAATACGTCAATTTTCGAGTGCAGCGATGAAGTCTGTACGAGAGCGGAAATCGGCTGAACCTATGCCCGGATTGCTGGAACTGCTGCAGCGCTGCAGGGAAGCACAGATTCCGCTGGCTGTAGTCACATCTGACAGCACGTCAGCAGCGGAAGCACACCTGCAATGGATGGGCATCCGTTCCTTTTTCACTTCGATTGTTGGCTGTGACCGGGTAACTCGCGGCAAACCGGATGGCGAATCGTTCCAGTTGGCTTGCCAGGAGTTATCGGTTGAACCGCATGAGGCGGTAGTCATTGGAGACAGTAACGGCGATATGCAGATGGGGCGTTACGCAGGAGCAGCATATACGCTTGGATACTGTCCGCAATTGGATCAGGTAGTGCATCTGCATGATGCTGATGCTGTTATTCGCCATTATGATGAGCTGCGCGTCATGTTATAG
- a CDS encoding NAD-dependent protein deacylase, with amino-acid sequence MNAAEQLAAWIQESSRIVFFGGAGTSTESGIPDFRSAAGLYQTEQHSPYPPEELLSRHFFDQHADIFYDFYRGKMLHPDAEPNGCHRLLARLEQEGRLHAVITQNIDGLHQKAGSSHVLELHGSVHRNACMDCKQFYSLHDIMHSKDVVPRCTSCGGVIKPDVVLYEEELDQATLYHAIDALSSADLLLVGGTSLTVYPAAQLITYFQGKHTVLLNATPTAYDQRADLLITEPIGEVMKNVDQLLVN; translated from the coding sequence ATGAATGCAGCAGAGCAGCTGGCTGCCTGGATTCAGGAAAGCTCACGCATTGTTTTTTTCGGAGGAGCCGGAACTTCAACGGAAAGCGGGATACCCGACTTTCGCTCGGCCGCGGGGCTGTATCAGACGGAGCAGCACTCCCCCTATCCTCCTGAGGAACTGTTAAGTCGTCATTTTTTTGATCAGCATGCCGATATTTTTTATGACTTTTACCGGGGGAAGATGCTCCATCCCGATGCAGAGCCTAATGGCTGCCATCGTTTGCTTGCCCGACTTGAGCAGGAAGGGAGGCTGCACGCTGTCATTACGCAGAACATTGACGGACTTCATCAAAAGGCAGGCAGCAGTCATGTGCTTGAACTTCACGGTTCGGTTCATCGCAACGCGTGTATGGACTGCAAACAATTTTATTCACTGCATGATATTATGCATTCCAAAGATGTTGTACCTCGCTGCACCTCATGCGGCGGCGTAATTAAACCGGATGTGGTGCTGTATGAAGAGGAACTGGATCAGGCAACGCTGTACCATGCGATTGATGCCTTGTCTTCTGCAGATTTGCTGTTGGTTGGCGGAACGTCGCTGACCGTATATCCGGCAGCTCAATTAATTACCTATTTTCAGGGAAAACATACCGTCCTGCTCAATGCCACACCTACGGCTTATGATCAGCGAGCAGACTTGTTGATTACAGAGCCGATTGGCGAGGTAATGAAGAATGTGGACCAGCTCTTGGTTAATTAA
- the mgrA gene encoding L-glyceraldehyde 3-phosphate reductase: MVYVVAETRYETMKYNRVGRSGLKLPAISLGLWHNFGGINSFENGRSMITRAFDLGITHFDLANNYGPPPGSAEQLFGQVLAQDLKPYRDELIISTKAGYYMWPGPYGEWGSRKYLISSLNQSLTRMGLDYVDIFYSHRYDPDTPLEETMMALDHIVRSGKALYVGISNYPAEQTRQAADMLKSLGTPLLIHQPRYSMLDRWIEDGLQDVLDEYGAGSIAFCPLEQGVLTNKYLNGIPEDSRAKGPSVFLNENNISPETLRKVRALNQIAAARGQSLAQFALAWVLRNGKVTSALIGASRPSQIEENVAALNQLEFSSDELERIESILRPESTNKNKD; this comes from the coding sequence ATGGTCTACGTAGTTGCTGAAACACGTTACGAAACGATGAAATATAATCGCGTTGGACGTTCAGGTCTGAAGCTTCCGGCAATTTCACTTGGACTGTGGCATAACTTTGGCGGGATCAACAGTTTTGAGAATGGACGCAGCATGATTACCCGCGCATTTGATCTCGGGATTACACATTTTGATTTGGCAAATAATTACGGCCCGCCTCCAGGCTCGGCGGAGCAGCTGTTTGGCCAGGTACTGGCTCAGGACTTGAAACCATACCGGGATGAATTGATTATCTCCACCAAAGCCGGTTATTATATGTGGCCAGGACCTTACGGTGAGTGGGGTTCCCGCAAATATTTGATTTCCAGTCTTAATCAGAGTCTTACTCGAATGGGACTGGACTACGTGGATATATTCTATTCTCACCGATATGATCCGGATACGCCGCTGGAAGAAACGATGATGGCACTGGACCACATTGTTCGATCAGGCAAAGCACTTTATGTGGGCATCTCCAACTATCCTGCGGAGCAGACAAGACAGGCTGCCGACATGTTGAAAAGTCTGGGCACGCCGCTGCTGATTCATCAACCAAGGTATTCCATGCTGGATCGCTGGATTGAGGATGGGCTTCAAGATGTGCTTGATGAGTACGGTGCAGGCAGCATAGCGTTCTGTCCATTGGAGCAGGGAGTGCTTACGAACAAATATTTGAATGGCATTCCGGAAGATTCTCGCGCCAAAGGCCCTTCCGTATTTCTGAATGAAAATAATATCTCTCCAGAGACACTCCGTAAGGTACGTGCCCTGAATCAGATTGCGGCAGCCCGTGGTCAGAGTCTTGCTCAGTTTGCACTGGCTTGGGTACTGCGGAACGGAAAAGTTACTTCTGCGCTGATTGGTGCAAGCCGTCCGTCTCAGATTGAAGAAAATGTCGCTGCGCTTAACCAACTGGAGTTTTCTTCAGATGAACTGGAGCGAATTGAATCGATTCTGCGACCGGAGTCTACGAACAAAAACAAGGATTAG
- a CDS encoding AraC family transcriptional regulator produces MGAKSGALSYSVASNPVYYNEGGLHVLFAGASQTLPGHALGPKLYDYYLLHYVEKGAGTFRTELHTYDLYAGDCFLIHPGQLVSYKSHARNPWQYRWIAFTGSQAAQHVEEAGFRPEKSVFHAGTSGDLSNWLAVMQGAFAERKESAHFTSLGTLYLILAEAQNHLSEGQTLTSGESSIRRTVKQMIQYMSTQYAYPVSIEQMSESLGYNRAYLSRIFKQETGLTPVTYLLKLRIDKSRQLLRERPDLSIEQVSASVGMPDALYFSKQFKRFHGEAPSLYREKLLARPSHSTSTADHSSQ; encoded by the coding sequence ATGGGAGCCAAGAGCGGCGCACTCAGTTATTCGGTTGCTTCCAACCCTGTCTATTATAACGAGGGTGGGCTGCATGTCCTCTTTGCTGGTGCAAGCCAGACCCTTCCCGGACATGCGCTCGGGCCGAAGCTGTATGATTATTATCTTTTACATTATGTAGAAAAGGGAGCAGGTACGTTTCGTACCGAGCTGCATACTTACGACCTCTATGCAGGTGATTGTTTTCTCATTCACCCGGGTCAGCTCGTCAGTTACAAGTCTCATGCACGTAACCCATGGCAGTATCGCTGGATTGCCTTCACAGGCAGTCAAGCCGCACAGCATGTAGAAGAAGCCGGATTTCGGCCAGAAAAATCCGTTTTTCATGCCGGAACCTCAGGCGACCTATCGAACTGGCTGGCTGTTATGCAGGGTGCATTTGCCGAACGTAAAGAGAGCGCTCATTTCACTTCTCTCGGCACGTTATATCTGATTTTGGCCGAGGCTCAAAATCACCTTTCGGAGGGACAAACCTTAACTTCCGGCGAATCTTCAATCCGGCGGACTGTCAAACAAATGATTCAGTATATGTCGACTCAATATGCCTACCCCGTATCCATTGAACAAATGTCCGAAAGCCTGGGATATAACCGTGCGTATCTGTCACGTATTTTCAAACAGGAAACTGGACTTACACCTGTGACCTATTTACTGAAACTGCGGATCGACAAGTCGCGCCAGCTGCTGCGTGAACGCCCGGATTTGTCTATAGAACAAGTATCTGCCTCGGTCGGTATGCCCGACGCACTATATTTCTCGAAGCAGTTTAAACGATTCCACGGAGAAGCCCCCAGCCTCTATCGCGAGAAACTGCTCGCGCGTCCGTCACATTCAACAAGTACGGCGGATCATTCATCTCAATAA
- a CDS encoding galactokinase: MNVTDLQQKFIEKYGESGADIRVFHAPGRVNLIGEHIDYNGGYVLPAALEFGTTLLIRERTDNKLHLASTNMAYEGTLDTGSIGQEKTGEWTDYAVGVMVGLQGKGVQVTRGYDFLYHGEIPNGAGLSSSASLEVLTGYAVQSMEGISAIDTVELALLSQKVENEFVGVNCGIMDQFAVANGAKDHAILLMCDTLEYEKVPFRTGAYKLIIGNTNKRRGLVDSAYNERRSQCEQALAVLKEQLPALKYLAQLKPEQFDTLQDQIKDEKVRQRAQHVVEENARVLASVEALRNNDLEAFGQLMNASHESLRDLYEVSCSELDVMVEEARRIPGTLGARMTGAGFGGCTVSLVHENDADRFVSEVGAAYEARTGLKGDFYVCGVGEGVNELKEAK, encoded by the coding sequence TTGAATGTAACTGATTTGCAACAAAAGTTTATTGAGAAGTACGGAGAAAGTGGAGCGGACATCCGTGTATTTCATGCCCCTGGGCGTGTGAATCTGATCGGTGAACATATCGACTACAACGGTGGTTATGTGCTTCCGGCCGCGCTTGAGTTTGGCACAACGTTGCTCATTCGTGAACGTACGGATAACAAGCTGCATCTGGCTTCCACAAACATGGCTTACGAGGGAACGCTGGACACAGGTTCGATCGGCCAGGAGAAAACGGGAGAGTGGACGGACTACGCGGTAGGCGTCATGGTTGGACTGCAGGGCAAAGGTGTCCAGGTGACGAGAGGGTATGATTTTCTCTATCATGGCGAAATCCCGAACGGAGCAGGACTCTCTTCCTCTGCATCTCTGGAGGTACTTACCGGCTATGCCGTTCAATCCATGGAAGGGATATCAGCCATCGATACCGTAGAGCTTGCGCTGTTGTCCCAGAAAGTGGAGAATGAGTTTGTTGGTGTCAACTGCGGCATTATGGATCAGTTTGCTGTAGCGAACGGTGCCAAGGATCACGCAATTCTGCTCATGTGTGATACGTTAGAGTACGAGAAGGTTCCGTTCCGTACAGGTGCGTACAAACTGATTATCGGTAACACTAATAAGCGCCGTGGTTTGGTCGATTCAGCATACAATGAGCGGCGCTCCCAATGCGAGCAGGCACTTGCCGTTTTGAAGGAACAGCTGCCTGCACTGAAATACCTGGCTCAATTGAAGCCGGAACAGTTTGACACATTACAGGATCAGATCAAGGATGAGAAAGTCAGACAGCGTGCCCAGCACGTTGTGGAAGAAAATGCGAGGGTGCTGGCTTCTGTAGAAGCATTGCGAAACAATGATCTCGAAGCGTTTGGACAGCTGATGAACGCTTCGCATGAATCGCTGCGTGATCTGTATGAAGTAAGCTGCAGTGAGCTGGATGTTATGGTTGAAGAAGCACGGCGGATTCCAGGTACATTAGGTGCACGTATGACTGGCGCAGGTTTTGGCGGATGTACAGTATCTCTGGTACACGAGAATGATGCTGACCGTTTTGTGAGTGAAGTGGGTGCGGCGTATGAAGCACGCACGGGTCTTAAAGGTGATTTCTATGTATGTGGCGTAGGCGAAGGCGTTAACGAACTCAAGGAGGCGAAGTAA